GGTGAAGTGAGACAGGTGGACGACGACCTTTTGTCCACTTCCGTCAATTGCTTTCTCGTCGTCAGCCCGTGCGGACGAGGCCCACGTTGATACGCAGATGGCTGCGACGACGAGACTCAAACGAAACATTGTTTTTGCCAATGGCATGACAGGATCTCCAAACACTTTGAAAAGGAATCAAACGGTTTGAAAGAACTTGGCAAACAACATACCGACGCCGAAATGCACGTCATCGGATCAATTGAGAGCGTGCAACTGTGCGTCCATGACAACTCGAGACTCCACCGCACATCAACCGCACCAACGATGAACGCCAACGGCATTGAACTCGGAGGTGAATGCAAACAATGACGGCATCGCAGTCACCGAACCTTTGAAATTTGCCAACAGAGACGAACGCCCATGACCATCGCCAACAAGCACCCAAGTAGCCCGGGAACCGAGACACCAAACAACAACGGAGGCACGCCGCTACTCCACAGGGAAGCGGAACCAACAAACAATGCCGCGGTCAAAATTCCCATCACCAAACGATTGACAATCGGTTCCAGCCGACGGTGTTGAAGATGGATGTCGAAGTTGCCTTGTTTGAGGCTATGCAGCACATCCCCCAGATCCTTCGGCAGGATGCTTAGCAAGTGATCCCAATCATCGACCCGGTTCTTGATCCGTTCGTAAACGCGCCGCGGCGACAGTCGGCGACGCATCGCTTGTTGACCATATGGCTGCAACAATTCCGCCAAACTGAACTCGGGATTTAATTGGTGAGCGGTTCCCTCCAACATCGCCAACACCTTCAGCAACATCGCTACCTTGGCCGGCAAATGGATCTGGTGCTCACGAATGCTCCTCGTCACATCTCTCAAGCAGGAACTCACGTCGAAGTCGCGAAGTTTCTGATCGGAGTAGTCATCCAGCATGTCGTGGATTTCACTTACCAATGACGGTTCGTCGAAATCGCTGGGCACTTCGCCCAATCGCACCACGATCTCAGCGATTGAATCCGCATCACCGGTCACGGCAGCAATCAAAGCCGCCTCCAAGTCATCACGCAGCGCATCGTTGATCCGCCCGACCATTCCGCAGTCAAGCAACCCGACGACTTGTTTCGCTGGCTGCTGATCGTCGCAGGTGCCAGGTCCGAGAAGCATCAAGTTTCCCGGATGCGGATCGGCATGGTAGAAGCCGTCGCGAAAAATCATGTCGAGAAACACCGTCGCGCCTCGATGAGCGACCTCGTTCAAGTCAGCCCCCGAGGACTTCAACGCTGCTTTGTCGGAAACGCTGATCCCGTCCAGCCGCTCCATCGTCAGCACACGGCGTGAACTCAGCTTTGGATATGGCACCGCGAAATGAACATCTGGTTCGTCTTCGAAGTTCGATCGAAACCGATCCATGTTCTTCAGTTCGCGTTGGAAATCCAACTCTCGCATCAACGAGCGTTGAAATTCGCGGATCGTATCGACCGGGCGATACTGTCGAAGCCTCTCCGATTGCTGCTCCGCGATTTCGGCCAGCTTCTGCATGATCTCCAAATCGTTGACGATGCGTCGTTCGATTCCGGGGTGCTGAACCTTGACTACGACATCGTCTCCCTCATGCGTGGTCGCTCGGTGAACTTGGCCAATTGATGCCGACGCCATCGCCACTGGATCAAACGACGAAAAAAGTTCATCAATTCCCGCTCCCAACTCGGACTCGATCATCGCGATGACCTCATCAGACGGATCGCTGGGCGTATTGGCACGCAGTTGAGCCAACTCGCACGCCAGTTCACGTCCCACCAAGTCTTCACGAGTGCTCAAGACCTGACCGAGTTTGATGAAGGTCGTTCCGAGATCTTCAAACGCAACCCGAACTCGCTCCGCGGTGGTCATCGAATCATCCGCCACCGCACCTCGCAATCGATCCGGCCAGATCGACGGGACTCCCGACATCCAATCCGCCAAACCATGTCGGGTGAGAATTGTCACCACCTCACGAAAACGCTCGGCATTGCGTATCAATTGCGGGACTTCGATCAGTTCCATGGGAGATGGCCGCGGTCAATAGGAAATTCGGGCAGCTCATCAACAGCCGCTCAATAGGATCAACGATACCTCTCACTCAGAGAGCACCGTGAAGCATAGCAACAACGACACCTGTTGCTGCCACGCCTCTTTCCGCTGGCAAGCTCCGCTTCACCCAACTTGGGGCCGCCCTACAGCGACGAATCCAAGGTTGCTTTCAACATTGCAATGTGAGCCATTACGGTGTGGTGATGCTTTTTCATGCGTTCGTGAGCGTCCCACATCGAAACATCGCTTTCCCATTGGCGATGGTCATGGTGCATTGTTTCGTCGTTGACGAGGACGTCTTGCTTGGACACGAGTGAGTTCCTTGAAGGTGAGTACATTGACAACTCACTTTCTCGCACGTGGTGTGCCACACCAACGGAGTGTGCCCCATCGGACCAGTCAGCCGCCCGTCCCTACTCGGAAATTCGAATGAGCACCTCAACGACGACCAACAAACTTCCTGTCGAACCCGACGCCCATGCGTTGTCTCGTCAATTTCGCACTGGCGTCCGAATTTTGCTGGCCACAAGTTTGATCGCGACATGCGTGGGGCTGTTTCTAGTGCCCGAAGCCGCTTACCTAGCCGCGATTCCAATCCCGTTTCTTTACGCGATTCTGGCGGTTGCGAACTACATGGAGGTGCGGTCACGAGCTTCTGAGTTGAGGCTCCAAAAATCCGAACGTATCGGCCAGATTGAAATGGACATTGACGTTGAAACCGCTGGTGTGATCCTGCTCTTGAAAGTGCTGGGCATCCTAGCGGCCAGCACCTTCATCATCGCTGCTGCAATCTATGAATGGCAGGTTGTGGGAATCGTGGCCGCCGCTCTCTTCCTGTTAGCAGTGTTGAT
This DNA window, taken from Rhodopirellula bahusiensis, encodes the following:
- a CDS encoding ABC1 kinase family protein — translated: MELIEVPQLIRNAERFREVVTILTRHGLADWMSGVPSIWPDRLRGAVADDSMTTAERVRVAFEDLGTTFIKLGQVLSTREDLVGRELACELAQLRANTPSDPSDEVIAMIESELGAGIDELFSSFDPVAMASASIGQVHRATTHEGDDVVVKVQHPGIERRIVNDLEIMQKLAEIAEQQSERLRQYRPVDTIREFQRSLMRELDFQRELKNMDRFRSNFEDEPDVHFAVPYPKLSSRRVLTMERLDGISVSDKAALKSSGADLNEVAHRGATVFLDMIFRDGFYHADPHPGNLMLLGPGTCDDQQPAKQVVGLLDCGMVGRINDALRDDLEAALIAAVTGDADSIAEIVVRLGEVPSDFDEPSLVSEIHDMLDDYSDQKLRDFDVSSCLRDVTRSIREHQIHLPAKVAMLLKVLAMLEGTAHQLNPEFSLAELLQPYGQQAMRRRLSPRRVYERIKNRVDDWDHLLSILPKDLGDVLHSLKQGNFDIHLQHRRLEPIVNRLVMGILTAALFVGSASLWSSGVPPLLFGVSVPGLLGCLLAMVMGVRLCWQISKVR